TTTCTACAATAAATTCAATAGAAAACTTTGTTATTGATAGTATTACTAATATTGGAATTTCAGCACTTGATACTATTACAGACTTTTTTTCAAAAAAAATCAGAATAGATGAAAAAACATGGAATTCGGGGCATAGTGAATATTCATTAGAATTTTTAGAGAAAAATATTGTAGCCTATTTATATCAAAAACACAATGAGATTAAAGATTTTGTTAAAAATAATAATACAATTTTACCGAATTGGGCAATTAATATTATTGAAAGTTTTGGCAAAATCATAGAAAATATAATCATCGAAATAGTAGAAATAAAAGAAGAAGCAGAAAATTTATGGGCTTTTATATGTGGCTTATGGAATGGTTTAATGGATTTGATTAGTGATATTTTTACGTTGCTTAATTTATTATTTCAGGGGGTAAAACTACACAACAGCTACCAAAAAAATGAAGGTTATTATAAATCTTTAGTTTCAGAATATTTGGACAATGTATTACAAGCATTAGCTAATCTTGATTGGAAAACTGTAATAAAAAAAGGTGTTATTAGTTTTATAGAACTAAAACAATATATCTATTATGAGCTGCCGGAGCAATTGTATGAAAAACTACAAAATCTAAATACCACGGAGCTTAATTATTACGAGGGTTATATCGTTTTTAATATTGTAGAATTTTTATTACCTCCACTCAAAATTGCCAAACTTAGCAAAACCTCCAAATCAGAAAAAGTAGTGGACTTATTGGAAGAGATTATTGCTAATGCTAACAAAATAACAAAACCCATAAAAAAAGAAAGCCAAGAAGTTGCAGAACTCTTTTTCCAAACCATTAATGGGTTTATTGGTATCTTGATAAAAGGAGCAGATGAAGTAAGTAAGTTTATTGATGAATTTAATGACGCTATCAAAAGATGGTTACGAGAGATTTTTGGTTTAGCATCGGAAAAAAGAATATTAGACGATGTAGATAAAGGTAAAATAAAACTAGATGAAAAACCTGACGGCAGCAAACGACACCCTAACGACCAAACACGCTATGCCAGCTATTCGGAAATAAAAGCCAGATGGTTTTTGGAAAATCATACTTTTCAGATAGGCACACAAACGGGGAAACTAAAATATATCTCTATTAATAGAATAAATGATTTAGATACTCCAATAAGGCAGGGTATTGATGGTGTATATCAATTTTCAAATCAGCCGCCTAAATATGTTATCGTTGAAGTAAAAATGAACACCAAAGAAAACCCCAAATGGAACCCCAAAGTAGATACCGCCAAAACCGCCAGCGGTAGCTCTCAAATGACCGATGTGTGGATTGATTATAATTTAGATATTGAATTTGGTCAGGCAAAGGCACTAGCAATAGGGGCTGATTATATAGGCGTTTTAATAGGTGTATCAAAAACGTATGAACCCATATTAAAAGTATTAGATAAAAATGCAAAACCTATCCATCATATATTTAAAAAAAAATAACACCATGAATACTTTTTTAAAATTTATAAGTGAGGCTGATGAGGCAATTGCGCTTGGAAAAAGCTATATAGCAAGCGGCAAATATTCTCAGGATAAAATCAATTCCTTCAATCGCATGATGTTTTATTCCTCTATCAGGAAACCCATCGCCCAATACTCAGCGGGAGACAGCAAAGAAAACATCAGCAATAGTTTTTTGGAAAGTATCACCGCCTTTGAAATTGGATTTCGCTGGGAGGGCTTCCACAGAAGCTATGCGATGTACGACCAAATAATATGGATGCTCTCCTTCGCCATTCTGTGCAACATCAGCGATGCCGACCTCCTCCGAATTATCGCCATTTTGCAAAGAGACCACGCCAACGACCTACTCATCAGCACCCTCGTGCATTACCGACTGCCCAACACGATGGGCGCATACAAAAGCAATTTTATACAAAAAAGCCCTTATAGCCACTTAGCTCCGCTCCTCAACGGAAAAGACAGGAGTGCCGCTTTTATCAGAAATTATTTGGATAAAAAATGGTATCAGGGACACAAAGATGCCCCTTGGTACGAAGCCCATTTACGCACCAAAGTAAATTCTTTTTTCGGATATTGGGCGTGGGAGGTGGCTGCATTGGTCAAAATCTTCAACATCAACGACGAAACACTGCAATTACAAAATTACTATCCTTTCAGAGCCGTGCATTGGTGAGCAACCTATACTAAATCATTCTTGAATGAATACTTTTTTAAAATTAATAAATGAGGTTGATGAGGCAATTGCGCTCGGAAAAAACTATATAGCAAGCGGCAAATACTCTCAAGAGCAGATTGATTCTATCAATGATATGATATTTTACTCTTCTATCGCGAAACCCATCGCCCAATACTCGGCGGGAGACAGCAAAGAAAACATCAGCAATAGTTTTTTGGAAAGTATCACCGCCTTTGAAATTGGATTTCGCTGGGAGGGCTTCCACAGAAGCTATGCGATGTACGACCAAATAATATGGATGCTCTCCTTCGCCATTCTGTACAATATCAGCGATGCCGACCTCCTCCGAATTATCGCCATTTTGCAAAGAGACCACGCCAACGACCTGCTCATCAGCACCCTCGTGCATTACCGACTGCCTAATACGATGGGCGCATACAAAAGCAATTTTATACAAAAAAGCCCTTATAGCCACTTAGCTCCGCTCCTCAACGGAAAAGACAGGAGTGCCGCTTTTATCAGAAATTATTTGGATAAAAAATGGTATCAGGGACACAAAGATGCCCCTTGGCACGATACCCATTTGCGCACCAAAGTAAATTCTTTTTTCGGATATTGGGCGTGGGAGGTGGCTGCATTGGTCAAAATCTTCAACATCAACGACGAAACACTGCAATTACAAAATTACTATCCTTTCAGAGCCGTGCATTGGTGAGCAACCTGTACTAAATCATTCTTGAATGAATACTTTTTTAAAATTAATAAGTGAGGCTGATAACAACCTAAAAAATGTACAAAAGCGCAAAGCTATGTCAGGATTTCGCTGTTTTTGCACCTAATTTTCGGGGCGGAGGCATTTTTTGGGCATTGGTGCGCTACCCCACCCAAAAATAGACGATTGGGAACAGTTATTTTCTCAAAAACTCCTTATTTATAAAGCAAATATTGATAACTCGCAATTTTCGCACCTATTGTTGGAGGGGGTAGTCGAGGGGTAGGGGGGGTACCTATGGGGGTACCCCCCCCTACCCCTATAAGTACCCCCCCCTACCTCTGAACTCGGCTAACTTACCTCTGAACTCGGCTAACTTACCTCTGAACTCGGCTAACTTACCTCTTTTTAACCTTGACAAATTTTTGAACTTTGTCAAAGTGGTGGGCAACAAAAAAATCCTGTCTATCCCCTAATCCTAAAAATCAGGGTTCAGACCAATGGAAGTTCTGAACACAACTCACGCTATTTAAACCTTAATTTTGGGGATTATGCTAAATTTACCGCAAACTCCCTTTCAAAGCCAAGGCTTTTTCGTTGTGCGGCTCAATGCGCAAAATGCGCTCAACAATTTTTTTTAATGCCGGCGTTTCCTGCTCATAAGCATACCACGCAGCCAAATTCAATAAGGCAGCCACATAATCGGGTTGTAGGTGCAGAGCTTGTTCGTAATGTTGTTTGGCGAGTTTGGTTTTTCCGAGATTAAAATACACAAATCCCAAATTATTGTGTGCGGCGGCTTGCATAGGGTCTTGCGCTATCACACGAAATAATATCGCCTCTGCCGCCTCCAATTGTTGCATATATTGTAGAGCCACTGCCAATTTTATCTGAAAATCCAACTGATATGGCAACAATTCGGCAGCGCGGCGCAAATAAGTTTCGGCACGCTGCCACTGCTGCTGCTCCAAAAACGCCTCCCCCACCCGATAAGCCGTCCACGCATCTTGCAGGATTTCCGGCGAAAGGTCGGCGGCAAAACCGATGATTTTTTTCATATCGCCGCGCAAATAGGCTTCGTGTATTTGCAATAATTGGCGGCGACTACGCTCTTCTGCTTTGCCCACCTGCAAACGTTGAATATAATAAGCCGCACTGTCCAAATGCTGTGTTTCGTGGTTAAATTGCTCGTAAAAATGCAAATACGCCTGTGCTTTGGACAAATCGGTCGGCTGTGCATTATTGATGCAAGCCAATCCTATAAAACGCCCGATATTATTTTTTTCGGCGGCGGTGAGCGGCTTGCGTATAAAATGGTCGTGTATGCGCACATGCGGAATATCAATGGCAGCACTTTGCTCCATGTGGCAGCCGGAGCAATCGTTTTGCCTCGTTTGGCGCACAGATTCGGGTGCGCTGCAAAGGGGCTTGCTGCTGCTATTATGGCATTTTTCGCAGGCGGTATTAAACGTGCTACGCGGTGTTTGTTTTACGCTGATATGCGGATTATGGCAATTGAGGCAGGTCATTTCCGACTTACGATAGCAGTTGCTCAGTTGCAGGCGGTCGGCGTGCGCCGCCATAATCAGTTGAGTTTGTGCACCATCGTAGTGCGGCAAATACACATCTTGGCACGAGCTTAAAGCCATTCCGGGCAAAAAATCGCTAAATGTTTTTCCGTCTTGCAGCACCGTCACACCCTGTGCGTGGCAACGGCGGCAAACGTCCATTTGCAATTCACGCGGCAGGCGACGGGGATTTACAATGCTGTAATCGGGGGTTTGGGAGGTATCCGTCACAATACCCGCCATTTTTTCTTGCACATGCAAACCACCGCGACCGTGGCATCGCTCGCAGCCGATACCCAAAGGCACTGCATCAAATTTATTTTCAGAGCCCTGCACAAAAGCAGCGTGACTATTGTGGCAACTCATACACTCCTGCCCTACAATACGGCTAAAACGCGAATTAAAACCGCTTCCAAAACCCGGGGCTAAATCCCAGCGTTGCGTTTGTGTATAAAAAGTAACCGGAGCCTGTCGCAAAAACCCGTTTACATTATAAATATGCGAATTGGTATGTTGTCCCGAACCCACAATATATTGAATATATTGTTCCAAACGGTGTGTGGTGTCTTTGCCCTCCAAACGAAACTCCAGCACAAACAAAGAATCGTTGCGCCAAAAAGGATAATAATTGAGTTGGCGGAGCGTATCGCGCACCAGAATATGCTGACCGAACTGAGCAGCACTTTTTTGAGGAGTGGCAAAATGAAAGGACTGCCCCATACCTGTTTGCACAAAACTGTCGTAGTGGGCGGTGTGGCAGGTGCGGCAGGTTTCGTTGCCTACATAGCGCACGGTGTCGGCGTGGTTGCGATAAGGCGAAGCGGCGGCAGTTGCGGGAGGAGCAGCAACATTTTTGCAGCGATGTAGCAAAAAGAACGCTATCACCGACAAAAACAACCATAAAGCCGCATTTTTTTTCATTTTACTCCATTAAAAAAAATAAGCCCAAAGATAAGCAAAGCGGCTTGAAGTAATTTTTAAAATCAATAAAATATCAAATAGCGGCACATTAAAAGTGGGTATTTTATAAACAGCGTTCAGGAAAACACATCATTTTACCCATAAAAAACAAAAAAACGACTTATTGTATAAAGCAACAAGTCGTTTTCCGTATTAAAAAAAGCAATAAAGTAATTTTTTATTGTTTCGGTCCTTTAGTGCTGGTATCTTTAAAAAGATGCGCGGTGCTTTTGCGGGGTGTTTTGATAATATCTACTGCTATGGAGTCTAATTTGCTCACATTCAGGGGCATTTCGCGCGGGATAATGACGGGTTCGGGAACAGGCTTGGTAGCAGAGAGCAACCAATCTTGCACCGACTGATAATAAGGCAACTTAATACGCAAAGGCAACACGCTGTCGGGAATGTTGCGCGTCATCAAAGCGGGATTGGCACGCATCAAATCTTCTACATCTACATTGTAAGAAAGTGCAATATCGCTGATATTACCATTAGTATAAACCTCTATTTCTTCGCCGTATTTCAGATTAACATCATAATAGTACGGTTCAATATTGTGCTCGGCATAGTATTTTGATACATATATACAAGCAATGATGCGCGGCACATAGTGTTGTGTGCCGGAAGGTAGCAAATGGCGAATTTCCCAAAAACCGGCAGAAGGGTGGCTTTTAAGAATTTGTTTTACTTTATAAGCACCACAATTGTAGGCTGCCAACACCAATTCCCAATCGCCGAATATATCGTAGAGTTCGGAAAAATATGCGGCGGCAGCTTGTGTAGAAAAATGCGGGTCGCGGCGTTCATCTACGGCTTCGCTTACTTGTAATCCGTGCAGTTGGGCAGTGCCGGCAACAAATTGCCACAGCCCCACCGTTCCGCTGCCTACGGCATCGGGGTTGTACTTGGACTCTAAAAACGGAATAGCCGACAATTCTTTGGGTACGCCGTTTTCTTCCAAAATTTTCTCTATAACCGGTGCATACACATTACGCCTGCCGATGGTAATTGCCAAATCGTTACGGTATTGTAAGAGTTTTTCTATCTCTTCTTTTACGGCTGCGTTGTACTGCAAGGGTATTGCACTCGCAATACTTGCAATGCGTTCCTGATAAATAGATGATGAAGAGGCTGAAGCGGGGTTTGAAAAAGTAGAAGGGGTAGTAAAAGGAATGGCAAAAAATTGATAAAGGCAAAAGCAAGAAAACCATTCGTAAAATGGTTTGAATCATATTTTTTTTCTGCATACTGTCAATGATATTTTCTATTCAATTTCCTCGTTTTCTGCAAAAATGCGAGGGCTAAGATTAGTGTTATTTTTTATAGCACCAAAATTTTTGAAGAAAAAATTGCACTTTTTGCCCGTTTTTTAACACTTTTTTAAAAATATATACATTTTTTACATCTGTTTTTATCAATTTATCTGCTCCATATCCCTGTTTATAGGTGAGTTTTTCTGAGGGGAAAAAATATAATTTTCAGTTCACTTTTGCTTTGTTTTTTATGTATTAAAATCTGTATTTTTGCCCCTGCAATGAACAATCCTTGGACAACTCTTTCGGTACAGGAAATGTACGACAACAACTGGATACAAGTAACCCACGAAACGGTACTCAATCCGGCGGGGGGAGCGGGTATTTACGGCAAAGTGCATTTCAAAAACTGGGCAATCGGCGTTATTCCTTTAGATGCCGAATACCACACTTGGCTCGTGGGGCAATATCGCTATCCTTTGCAGCAGTATTCGTGGGAAATTCCCGAAGGCGGCTGCCCTTTGCACAGCGACCCGCTCGCTACGGCACAGCGCGAACTCTTGGAAGAAACCGGCATCACTGCTCACCGCTGGACTACGCTTTTGGATATACATACTTCCAACTCGGTCACTGATGAGTTTGGAACGGTGTATATTGCCCAAGACCTGCAATTCGGTGCGGCACAGCCCGAAGAAACCGAATTGCTGCAAGTGCGCCGCCTGCCCTTTGAAGAGGTTTTTAATATGGTAATGAACGGATATATCACCGACAGCCTCAGCGTGGCGGGCATTTTAAAGGCGCATATCTGGATAAAAGAAAAATGGATTTGATGATGTTCTTGTAGCCCTTGCTTTTTTTAATGTTTTCCGTTGCTGCCGCCGTTGGAGTGATAGAGGGGTAATTTCACAAAAAATGTAGTTCCTTTATCTACCTCCGACTCAAAGTATATTTTTCCTTTCAGGCTGTCTATGATATTTTTACTCATAGCTAATCCCAAACCCATTCCCGAACTTTTGGTCGTAAAGTTGGGCACAAACACCTGCTTGCTTTGCTCCTCGTTGATACCCACCCCATTGTCGGTAACACTGGCTACCACATAGCTGCCCTCGCGGAGCATTTTTACAATAATGATACCCTGACGATTTTCTGGGATAGCTTGCTGGGCATTGCGCAATAAATTTTGAAATACCCGATGCAGTTGGTTTTTGTCGGCGACAATGAGTACCGGACTTTCGGGCAAAATGCGCAAAATTCTCTGAGAAGTATTTTCTTTATACAAATCAATAACACCGAGCAGCACTTCTTTAAAATCAAATACCTCCAATTTTTGCTGGGGCATTTTAGCAAAAGAAGAAAATTCAGATGCGATATATGCCAAATGGTCTATTTGTTCAATGAGATTATTGCTCACGCGCTGAATCATATCGCGGAGTTGGGGGTGGTTTTCGCGCTCGGCACGTTGCAGGTGCTGAATGGCTAATTTCATCGGCGTAAGCGGATTTTTGATTTCGTGAGCAATTTGCCGCGCCATAGATTGCCACGCCGACTGCCGCTCGCTGTATGCCAATTGGTTGGCACTATGCTCCAAGCGGTCGAGGGCGGCGTTGTATTGCTGCACCAAATCGCCGATTTCGTCGTGGTGCGGCCACTCTAATTTTTCGTTTTCCTGCCCGATACGGATATGTTTGAGTTTTTCGCCGATGAGTTTCAACGAAGATGTAAGGCGACTGGATACCAAAACCGCCAAAACCGCCGCCGCTACCAACACCAACAAATACACATTAATCAATGCACCTATGAGGCGCGAAATATCTTGTTTGAGGTTTTTTTCCTGTGCAAAATCGGGTATATGAACAATAGCTGCTTCTTTGCCTGCGGCATTGTAGAGCATTTTGTAGGCAGAAAGATATTTTAAATTGCCCGCGCTTTCGTCAATAACAATACGCGGCTCGGAGCGTTTGCGCAAGCGTTCTAATGCTTCGGGATTCATGAGCTTGCTGATGATACCCACATCAAATATAATCGGCTGCGAGGTATTAATCAAATAGCCCTGCGGCATATAAAGATTGATGTCGGCATTTTGCGATTCGGATATTCTAAAAAGCGTATTTCCTACTTTCTCCGCATTTTTGAGCCAGTCGGCATTGGTATTGAGTTCTTCTTCAATCAACAAGCCGATGGTATTTTGCTTTTGCAGCAGTTTTTCTTTGCTGATGAGCAGGGAGCGATTGGAAAAATAAAATACCGTTACAAATACAATTGCCACAAACGACAATACCACCACCATCAAAGTAACTCCACTGATACGGCGTGTTAATGATGAGAAAAAGAGTTGTTTGAATATTTTTTTACCCGTATCATCATTCCACAAAAGCGATAAAAGCAGAAAAAAAGATAAGCCCAACAAGCACATAAATAAGGTGTAGGAGAAAAAAGAGAGCTTATCAAAATAATTGAATGCGGCTTTGCTGACAACAACTGTGGTGGCTTTGCCAACGTGTCGGTAGTGGTATTGAATATCGCCGTTTTGTACGTCTCCTTCTTTAATGTCTTTGTTGGTAAACATAGAAGGCAGCCATTTTGGAAAAAAGCTAAAATTGTCGCGCGAAAAGAGCAAGGCGCGGTTGCGATAAACGGCATAGTCGTGATTGAGATATTCGGGGCGATTGCGAAAACGCTCGGCTATCAGCAGCTCGGGATATACATTGGGGCTGGATTTTACGTTGCGCTCAAAAAACAGCACCAAAAAACCACCAATGCCGTTTTCAAGAAAAATAGGCAATTTGGTAAGATAGTTATATTTACCTTCATCATCAATTACAGGTGCTAAAATACTCGTACTTTGTGTATCGCCTGATTTATTGTTATCTACCACCGCCAAGCGCATTTGAATACCGGCAGCTATTTTTGCATTGATTTCATTAAAAGTATAAATGGTATCGCCACTGATATATTTACCTGCCGCATCAAATACCGCCATATTAATATAATAATCTTTGAGATACGAGGACAGGTATTTGTTTTTGACGTATTCCATCAAAAGGGTATCTTCTCGGGGGGGGGCTTGCAGCAAATGAAACAAGGTGTCTTCGTCAATAATTTTGAGTGCAGTAGCATATCTGAAATGCCACTCCGTTTCCTGGTCTTCCTGCCTTAATACTTCCTGTGCATATTCTTTAAAACTTTTGTCGTCTTTTTTATATTTGATACTCACCAAAAAACCACTCCAAAAAACCGCCAATACCAACATAAACAATAAAAATTTTTGCGAAAAGCTACTGATTCCCGAAAGTAGTCTGCGCTGCTGATACACCACTATTATCATTAGTATCATCAACCAACTCACCAAATATGCTACGGATAAATAATTATGGCATACAAATAATACTAGCAAAGCAGGCAATGCAGATATAAGCAAGATGGTAAGTAAAACATTCCATTTTTTGTTGTTTATCCAATACAGCGTATAAATCACATGGGTGAGTATTCCTTGTGTGTAAATAATAAAACCAAGGGTAAAAAACAACGATAAAGAAAATGTATTTAAAAATATAAAGTTATCGGCTGAAAGCGAAGTATCGGAAAAATAGAGCAGGTAGTAAAAACAATGCAAATAGACGGCGGTTAAGGCAAAAAATATAGCGCATACCGCAAACATCACCCACCAGCGAACGTTTGTTTTTTGCTGTTGTATCCAATCCCAGGGAAATAAATTACTCATGCCCAAGCTCATCAAACCCAAAGTAATCAGTAGTAAAATAACCTGCCCGAATGAAAGGTCGTAACTTTTTATTTGAAAAAGCGGAGTTTTGAAGATGCTCAAACCGGCAGTTACTATGGGATAATCATAACGAGCCATACTATACAGCCCCAATAATAAAATCCCCACCCAAACAGTAAAAGAAAGCATCAGTCCATAGCGTCTGCGAATAACTAAAATAATTTGCCAAAAACAGTACAAAAGCGTACAAGTGAGCAATAATGAAACCAACCAAGTAAATTTGGAAGGTGGCGGCACTTCTGACGATACCTGCAAATAAATACGTTGTTCTTCAGGGTCTAAGGCTTTGGAGTCTTCGGAGCTTGGCGTTTCCGTAAATTGTGCGCAAGGTATTAAATACGCCAACTCAGGATTGATAATCTCTTTGAGGTACTGATTTTCTATGATATACTTATTTTGCAAGGGCAAAACCCCCACTACATCAATATGCCCCAACGACAAAGAAGGAATGGTGTGCTTGGCAATAAAAAAGTAACCGTTTTTGAGCTTCACAAAACCTTCGGGCGACAGCTTTGTTATGTCCTCGGCACTGATAACACTGCGGTTTTTGCTCCAAAATACAATACTATCGTTTCGGGCAATAAATACATCAAAGGGCAATTTGCGTAATTGCACAAAATCTTCGTAAGTATAAGTACCGGTGCTGAGTTTTTCAATAAAAAGATGATTGGTGGCTAAAAGATTAAGGCGGTTTTTTACTTCATTGGTTTCATTTGCAATCAAATTTTTTAAACCTGATACATCTTTTGGACACTTCATCTCAAGGTGCAATAACCACAATATCAGGCTGCATATCAGTATCATTATCCAACTGATAGTTACAGGCTGATGCCGTAGTAAAGATTTTGTCAGCGTTTTCACATGAATAGCCCTAACCATAAATCATACCAAAATTTTTAAAACCTATATTTTTATTATATATTTTATTTATAATATATAGATTATTTTTCATACAAATATTTTTACTTTAAATTTCTCTCTCCACCCAAAAAATAGCAACCTGCTCAACCTTTTTCAATTTTATTTTTTTTATAAAGAAAACAATGCCGCTTTTTCCAAGAAAGCGAAAATAAACAGCAATCTCTATGTGTCCGTAATTTTAACTATTTTTGCACCAACAATTTCACTCCCGCCCTGTCTTGAAACACTTAGCAGCCCTCAACCACTATTTTTGGCGATATAAATGGCGGTTTTTTTTCGGAATTTTGTTTGTGGCACTTTCCAACATAGCCGCCATCTATCCGCCCCAAATTATCCGCACCGCCTTTGATTTACTCAAAGATAATTTGCTGTATTACCGCCAGTTTCACGATATGCACCTCCAAAGTCGGCTTTATGATACACTTGGTGGTATTTTGCGCTTGTTTGGTGTAGCGGTGTTGGTATTGGCATTGGTACGCGGCGGCTTTATGTATCTGATGCGCCAAACGCTGATAGTAATGTCGCGCCTCATTGAGCGCGATTTGCGCAACGATATGTATGCGCATTATCAACAACTCGACCGCACTTTTTATAAAATCAACAGCACCGGCGATTTAATGTCGCGCGTGAGCGAAGATGTGGGGCGCGTGCGTATGTATTTGGGTCCGGCAATTTTAT
The window above is part of the Sphingobacteriales bacterium genome. Proteins encoded here:
- a CDS encoding DUF1911 domain-containing protein, with amino-acid sequence MNTFLKFISEADEAIALGKSYIASGKYSQDKINSFNRMMFYSSIRKPIAQYSAGDSKENISNSFLESITAFEIGFRWEGFHRSYAMYDQIIWMLSFAILCNISDADLLRIIAILQRDHANDLLISTLVHYRLPNTMGAYKSNFIQKSPYSHLAPLLNGKDRSAAFIRNYLDKKWYQGHKDAPWYEAHLRTKVNSFFGYWAWEVAALVKIFNINDETLQLQNYYPFRAVHW
- a CDS encoding tetratricopeptide repeat protein, which gives rise to MKKNAALWLFLSVIAFFLLHRCKNVAAPPATAAASPYRNHADTVRYVGNETCRTCHTAHYDSFVQTGMGQSFHFATPQKSAAQFGQHILVRDTLRQLNYYPFWRNDSLFVLEFRLEGKDTTHRLEQYIQYIVGSGQHTNSHIYNVNGFLRQAPVTFYTQTQRWDLAPGFGSGFNSRFSRIVGQECMSCHNSHAAFVQGSENKFDAVPLGIGCERCHGRGGLHVQEKMAGIVTDTSQTPDYSIVNPRRLPRELQMDVCRRCHAQGVTVLQDGKTFSDFLPGMALSSCQDVYLPHYDGAQTQLIMAAHADRLQLSNCYRKSEMTCLNCHNPHISVKQTPRSTFNTACEKCHNSSSKPLCSAPESVRQTRQNDCSGCHMEQSAAIDIPHVRIHDHFIRKPLTAAEKNNIGRFIGLACINNAQPTDLSKAQAYLHFYEQFNHETQHLDSAAYYIQRLQVGKAEERSRRQLLQIHEAYLRGDMKKIIGFAADLSPEILQDAWTAYRVGEAFLEQQQWQRAETYLRRAAELLPYQLDFQIKLAVALQYMQQLEAAEAILFRVIAQDPMQAAAHNNLGFVYFNLGKTKLAKQHYEQALHLQPDYVAALLNLAAWYAYEQETPALKKIVERILRIEPHNEKALALKGSLR
- a CDS encoding NUDIX hydrolase; translated protein: MNNPWTTLSVQEMYDNNWIQVTHETVLNPAGGAGIYGKVHFKNWAIGVIPLDAEYHTWLVGQYRYPLQQYSWEIPEGGCPLHSDPLATAQRELLEETGITAHRWTTLLDIHTSNSVTDEFGTVYIAQDLQFGAAQPEETELLQVRRLPFEEVFNMVMNGYITDSLSVAGILKAHIWIKEKWI
- a CDS encoding lytic transglycosylase domain-containing protein; its protein translation is MQYNAAVKEEIEKLLQYRNDLAITIGRRNVYAPVIEKILEENGVPKELSAIPFLESKYNPDAVGSGTVGLWQFVAGTAQLHGLQVSEAVDERRDPHFSTQAAAAYFSELYDIFGDWELVLAAYNCGAYKVKQILKSHPSAGFWEIRHLLPSGTQHYVPRIIACIYVSKYYAEHNIEPYYYDVNLKYGEEIEVYTNGNISDIALSYNVDVEDLMRANPALMTRNIPDSVLPLRIKLPYYQSVQDWLLSATKPVPEPVIIPREMPLNVSKLDSIAVDIIKTPRKSTAHLFKDTSTKGPKQ
- a CDS encoding DUF1911 domain-containing protein, with translation MNTFLKLINEVDEAIALGKNYIASGKYSQEQIDSINDMIFYSSIAKPIAQYSAGDSKENISNSFLESITAFEIGFRWEGFHRSYAMYDQIIWMLSFAILYNISDADLLRIIAILQRDHANDLLISTLVHYRLPNTMGAYKSNFIQKSPYSHLAPLLNGKDRSAAFIRNYLDKKWYQGHKDAPWHDTHLRTKVNSFFGYWAWEVAALVKIFNINDETLQLQNYYPFRAVHW